In a single window of the Pseudomonas oryzihabitans genome:
- a CDS encoding AI-2E family transporter produces the protein MYAFTQRQAILASWIIVFTALYLVLPLKLLPSLLAGLLVYELVNTLAGRLQRQMPGGGARWLAVALLGTLVVSLLTLFFVWFTSFIIQEVQNPGRLLDKFMVLTERARAQLPPSLDAYLPANADSMKRELVEWLRAHVAQLQLFGRDAARTFVIVLIGMILGAIVALQPTPDPERLRPLSGALLVRVGLVAQAFRNIVFAQIKISLLNTTLTGIFLLGVLPLFDVHLPLAKTLVILTFILGLLPVIGNLMSNTLIFIAGLSLSIWVAVAALGYLIAIHKLEYFLNARIVGGQISARSWELLVAMLVFEAAFGLPGLVAAPVYYAYLKSELKAEGLV, from the coding sequence ATGTACGCCTTCACGCAACGCCAGGCCATCTTGGCCAGTTGGATCATCGTCTTCACCGCGCTTTACCTGGTTCTCCCGCTCAAGCTCCTGCCCAGCCTGCTCGCCGGGCTCCTGGTGTACGAACTGGTCAACACCCTGGCCGGGCGCCTGCAGCGGCAAATGCCTGGCGGCGGCGCGCGCTGGCTCGCCGTGGCCCTGCTCGGGACCCTGGTGGTGAGCCTGCTGACACTGTTCTTCGTCTGGTTCACCAGCTTCATCATCCAGGAGGTGCAGAACCCCGGACGGTTGCTGGACAAGTTCATGGTGCTCACCGAGCGCGCGCGCGCCCAGTTGCCGCCCTCGCTGGATGCCTACCTGCCGGCCAACGCCGACAGCATGAAGCGGGAGCTGGTGGAGTGGCTGCGCGCCCACGTGGCGCAGTTGCAGCTGTTCGGGCGTGATGCGGCGCGGACCTTCGTCATCGTGCTCATCGGCATGATCCTGGGCGCCATCGTCGCCCTGCAGCCCACCCCCGATCCCGAGCGCCTGCGGCCGCTCAGCGGCGCCCTGCTGGTACGCGTTGGCCTGGTTGCCCAGGCCTTTCGCAACATCGTCTTCGCGCAGATCAAGATCTCGCTGCTCAACACCACCCTGACTGGCATCTTCCTGCTCGGGGTGCTGCCGCTGTTCGACGTCCATCTGCCGCTGGCCAAGACCTTGGTGATCCTCACCTTCATCCTGGGGCTGCTGCCGGTGATCGGCAACCTGATGTCCAACACCCTGATCTTCATCGCCGGCCTGTCGCTGTCGATCTGGGTCGCGGTGGCGGCACTGGGTTACCTCATCGCCATCCACAAGCTGGAATACTTCCTCAACGCCCGCATCGTCGGCGGCCAGATCAGCGCCCGCTCCTGGGAGTTGCTGGTGGCCATGCTGGTGTTCGAAGCGGCCTTCGGCCTGCCGGGCCTGGTGGCGGCGCCGGTGTACTACGCCTATCTCAAGAGCGAATTGAAGGCGGAAGGGTTGGTGTGA
- a CDS encoding diguanylate cyclase domain-containing protein, with translation MNPPTAEAAGRRSKPKLLIVDDQPLNIRILHELFRQDCETLMATNGAQALQLALAQQPDLILLDVMMPQLDGHEVLRRLQADPATAAIPVIFVTGQEGPDEEVTGLELGAVDFISKPINPVIVRARVRTQLTLKAQRDALRSIALVDGLTGVANRRQFDEALLRGWRQSQREGTPFSLILMDIDHFKAYNDHYGHLAGDQCLRQVAQALGQGLFRPYDLLARYGGEEFGCLLPGTDLEGATQVAERLLQQLHDQRLPHGYSSVTGYVTLSLGVATALPPTNVDPAALITAADAQLYAAKHQGRARVCAAELAG, from the coding sequence ATGAATCCGCCGACCGCCGAGGCCGCCGGGCGGCGCAGCAAACCCAAGCTGCTGATCGTCGACGACCAACCGCTGAACATCCGCATCCTCCACGAGCTCTTTCGCCAGGATTGCGAGACGCTCATGGCCACCAATGGCGCCCAGGCGTTGCAGCTGGCCCTCGCCCAGCAGCCGGACCTGATCCTGCTCGATGTGATGATGCCCCAGCTCGACGGCCATGAGGTGCTGCGGCGGCTGCAGGCCGATCCGGCCACCGCCGCCATTCCGGTGATCTTCGTCACCGGCCAGGAAGGCCCGGACGAAGAGGTCACCGGCCTGGAACTGGGCGCGGTGGACTTCATCAGCAAGCCGATCAATCCGGTCATCGTGCGTGCCCGGGTACGCACCCAGCTGACCCTCAAGGCGCAGCGTGACGCCCTGCGCAGCATCGCCCTGGTCGATGGCCTCACCGGGGTCGCCAATCGCCGCCAGTTCGACGAGGCGCTGCTGCGCGGCTGGCGCCAGAGTCAACGCGAAGGCACGCCTTTTTCGCTGATCCTCATGGATATCGATCACTTCAAGGCCTACAACGACCACTATGGCCATCTCGCCGGCGACCAGTGCCTGCGTCAGGTCGCCCAGGCCCTGGGCCAGGGGCTGTTCCGCCCCTACGACCTGCTGGCGCGCTACGGTGGCGAGGAATTCGGCTGCCTGCTGCCGGGCACCGACCTGGAGGGTGCCACTCAGGTCGCCGAGCGGCTGCTGCAGCAGTTGCACGACCAGCGGCTGCCCCACGGTTATTCATCGGTGACCGGCTACGTCACCCTGAGCCTGGGCGTGGCCACCGCGCTTCCGCCGACCAATGTCGATCCAGCCGCCCTGATCACCGCCGCCGATGCGCAGCTCTATGCGGCCAAGCACCAGGGGCGCGCGCGGGTCTGCGCCGCCGAGCTGGCCGGCTGA
- a CDS encoding PAS domain S-box protein: protein MFIRLCKSSRVRWSLGVFLFGVVLTSLTMRHLTERNDQQLRSALDSVAEDVRDQVVDRLRIYEYSLIGMRDVVVVAGDNLSRELLGNYGRLHDLGHEFHGARGVGFIRRVPQADEARFLREARADGWPDFSIRTFAPHDGDRYVVQYLEPSPRNLKAIGMDAASDPVRREAAVMSMRHADIHLTGPLQLQASSPPEPGFLMLLPIYQGGRAPADPTAREAATLGWSYVPLSIGEMFGSLRLNIPGLIIRLSDVTQPEAPNLFYQQGEEEQGAEEVSERRLVQDVYGREWQLAFTATPTFVAAQHLVSVPLVHLFGKLFSLLAACLTFALLTTRQRRRQYQQDQANLTAVVESSSDGIISKNLQGVVLSWNHAAEQLFGYSASEAVGQRLLDLVVPIELEHEEWNVLGRIGRGEPVPHFETRRQHRDGRLIDVLVSVSPMRGRDGRVIGASKTVRDISVQKAAQAEILALNARLEEQVAQRTAELSQTNRLLGDVLRAASEVGIIATDREGRITLFNEGAERLLGYRAAEVVGRWHASDFHLPEELSTQGVALEAAYGVPVAGFRVLVERSERAGAEAREWTYVRRDGEHRDVSLVVTTMRDAGGQISGYLGIASDVTERKAAEQELAASLALTRAILDTAVSPIVTVDSAGLVRSFNPAGEHIFGYRADEVIGQPIRRLIPGYLAGYEALFSCSQAVPDDNAAQQGQEMEGRRADGSVFPITLSLGVMWTDGERLAVAIIADITEQSRQRQALVQTRDQLTMAADVAQLGIWCWQPDTGQVQCNDRMFDLYEWSEEQRTSGITYNDWRDRVHPDDLGSAEERLGAAMAGRAVFDPVFRIRRRDGSLRHIIAGARTERDPRGRVLRVVGINRDITEQLELEHRLREERTRADLASQAKSSFLANMSHEIRTPMNAVLGMLQLLQRTALDARQGDYLTKAQQAARSLLGLLNDVLDYSKIEAGKLQLDVHPFSLEQVLRNLGVVLSGNSGEKNVEINYHLEAGLPTALIGDSLRLQQILINLAGNALKFTEVGQVLVSVRQLSWADGQLRLEFSVQDTGIGISPAQQAQLFQGFTQAEASISRRFGGTGLGLAICKRLVELMDGQLQVESELGVGSRFWFDVTLALDSQSQALLAPRQRRVLLADDNILVGEVLVETLAALGWDVDLVTSGAAALARVAQAQQQEQPYEAVLMDWRMPDGDGLVTARHLREHQQASRPKVIMLTGFGRDFLNEAHQSADAPFDDYLTKPVTPAQIVEVVERALGAEVPAGVHAAAVVDESHRLAGMRLLVVEDNALNRQVAAELLLAQGAQVELAEGGLEGVERVLSGAPLDVVIMDMQMPDIDGLEATRRIRADGRFRTLPILAMTANASHTDRDACLAAGMDDHVGKPIDLELLVSRLQRLTGQEVSAAVDVAPVATDRQVEPLSIVLRRFGGDARLFGSLLERFAEDSASLLENLARAWQAGDSEGAVAVLHSLKGSAGTMGAQRLAARAAEGERHGKAGAGVPADVMAELATLRLLLDEALVELRSALAEVLPPPPVVVSQDPESTVDWSARLDELEQLLGQGSLEALDLIAELPVQCRAEAQVRYDLFRAQVETLDFAAALTTLPDLKEAL from the coding sequence ATGTTCATCAGGCTGTGCAAATCCTCTCGCGTACGCTGGAGTCTCGGCGTCTTTCTCTTTGGCGTCGTGCTGACCAGCTTGACCATGCGTCATCTGACCGAGCGTAACGATCAGCAACTGCGCAGCGCCTTGGACAGCGTGGCCGAAGACGTTCGCGATCAGGTGGTGGATCGGCTGCGCATCTACGAATACAGCCTGATCGGCATGCGTGATGTGGTGGTGGTCGCCGGGGACAATCTGTCGCGTGAGCTGCTCGGCAACTATGGTCGTCTCCACGACCTGGGCCATGAGTTTCATGGCGCCCGGGGCGTCGGTTTCATTCGCCGCGTGCCCCAGGCCGACGAGGCCCGCTTTCTGCGCGAGGCCCGTGCCGACGGTTGGCCCGATTTCAGCATCCGGACCTTTGCTCCCCATGACGGCGATCGCTATGTCGTCCAGTACCTGGAGCCGAGCCCGCGCAATCTGAAGGCCATTGGCATGGACGCGGCGTCCGATCCCGTCCGCCGCGAGGCCGCCGTCATGTCGATGCGGCATGCCGACATTCACCTGACGGGGCCGCTGCAACTCCAGGCCTCCTCACCGCCGGAGCCGGGCTTTCTGATGCTGCTGCCCATCTACCAGGGCGGGCGGGCACCCGCCGATCCGACCGCGCGTGAGGCCGCTACCCTGGGTTGGTCCTATGTGCCCCTGAGCATCGGCGAGATGTTCGGCAGCCTGCGCCTGAACATTCCGGGCCTGATCATTCGCCTGAGCGACGTGACCCAGCCCGAAGCGCCCAATCTGTTCTATCAACAGGGCGAAGAGGAGCAGGGCGCCGAGGAAGTGTCCGAGCGCCGGCTGGTGCAGGATGTCTATGGGCGTGAATGGCAGCTGGCGTTCACCGCCACCCCGACCTTCGTCGCGGCCCAGCACCTGGTCTCGGTGCCGCTGGTGCACCTCTTTGGCAAGCTGTTCAGCCTGCTGGCGGCCTGCCTGACCTTTGCCCTGCTCACCACCCGCCAGCGGCGTCGTCAGTATCAGCAGGACCAGGCCAACCTCACCGCCGTGGTGGAAAGCTCTTCCGACGGCATCATCAGCAAGAACCTCCAGGGCGTGGTGCTGAGCTGGAACCATGCGGCCGAGCAGCTGTTCGGCTATTCCGCCAGCGAGGCCGTGGGCCAGCGCCTGCTCGATCTGGTGGTGCCCATCGAACTCGAGCACGAAGAGTGGAACGTGCTCGGCCGCATCGGTCGCGGCGAGCCGGTACCGCACTTCGAGACCCGGCGTCAGCACCGCGACGGTCGCCTGATCGATGTCCTGGTCAGCGTCTCGCCCATGCGCGGCCGTGACGGCCGGGTGATCGGCGCCTCCAAGACGGTGCGCGACATCTCGGTGCAGAAGGCCGCCCAGGCCGAGATCCTGGCGCTCAATGCCCGCCTGGAAGAGCAGGTGGCCCAGCGCACCGCCGAACTCAGCCAGACCAACCGACTGCTGGGCGACGTGCTGCGCGCAGCCTCCGAGGTGGGCATCATCGCCACCGACCGCGAGGGCCGCATCACCCTGTTCAACGAGGGCGCCGAACGACTGCTGGGCTATCGTGCCGCCGAGGTGGTGGGGCGCTGGCACGCCAGTGATTTCCATCTGCCGGAAGAGCTCTCGACCCAGGGCGTTGCCCTGGAAGCCGCGTACGGGGTGCCGGTCGCCGGCTTCCGGGTGCTGGTGGAGCGCTCCGAGCGCGCCGGCGCCGAGGCCCGCGAATGGACCTACGTGCGCCGCGACGGCGAGCACCGCGACGTCAGCCTGGTGGTGACTACCATGCGCGACGCCGGTGGCCAGATCAGCGGCTATCTGGGTATCGCCTCGGACGTTACCGAGCGCAAGGCCGCCGAGCAGGAGCTGGCCGCCAGTCTGGCCCTGACCCGGGCGATCCTGGACACCGCGGTCAGCCCCATCGTCACCGTGGACAGCGCCGGCCTGGTGCGCTCCTTCAACCCGGCCGGCGAGCACATCTTCGGCTATCGCGCTGACGAGGTGATCGGTCAACCCATCCGTCGCCTGATTCCCGGCTATCTGGCCGGCTACGAGGCGTTGTTCAGCTGCTCGCAGGCGGTGCCCGACGACAATGCCGCCCAACAGGGCCAGGAAATGGAGGGGCGCCGTGCGGACGGCAGCGTCTTCCCCATCACCCTGAGCCTGGGGGTGATGTGGACCGATGGCGAGCGCCTGGCGGTGGCCATCATCGCCGACATCACCGAACAGAGTCGCCAGCGCCAGGCGCTCGTGCAGACCCGCGATCAGCTGACCATGGCCGCCGACGTCGCCCAGCTCGGCATCTGGTGCTGGCAGCCCGACACCGGCCAGGTGCAGTGCAACGATCGGATGTTCGATCTCTATGAATGGAGCGAGGAGCAGCGCACTAGCGGCATCACCTACAACGACTGGCGCGACCGTGTGCACCCGGACGATCTGGGCAGCGCCGAAGAGCGTCTGGGTGCGGCCATGGCCGGGCGCGCGGTGTTCGATCCGGTGTTCCGGATCCGCCGTCGGGATGGCTCGCTACGGCACATCATCGCTGGCGCCCGCACCGAGCGTGATCCGCGCGGCCGGGTGCTGCGGGTGGTGGGCATCAACCGCGACATCACCGAACAGCTGGAGCTGGAGCATCGCCTGCGCGAGGAGCGTACCCGCGCCGACCTGGCCAGCCAGGCCAAGTCGTCCTTCCTGGCCAACATGAGCCACGAGATCCGCACCCCGATGAACGCGGTGCTGGGTATGCTGCAGCTGCTGCAGCGCACCGCCCTGGACGCGCGCCAGGGCGACTACCTGACCAAGGCCCAGCAGGCGGCGCGCTCGCTGCTGGGGCTGCTCAACGACGTGCTGGACTATTCCAAGATCGAAGCCGGCAAGCTGCAGCTGGACGTCCATCCCTTCAGCCTGGAGCAGGTGCTGCGCAACCTGGGCGTGGTCCTTTCCGGCAACAGCGGCGAGAAGAACGTCGAGATCAACTATCACCTCGAAGCGGGGCTACCCACCGCGCTGATCGGCGACAGCCTGCGTCTGCAGCAGATCCTCATCAACCTGGCCGGCAATGCCCTCAAGTTCACCGAGGTGGGCCAGGTGCTGGTCAGCGTGCGCCAGCTGTCCTGGGCGGACGGCCAGTTGCGGCTGGAGTTCTCGGTGCAGGACACCGGCATCGGCATCAGTCCGGCCCAGCAGGCGCAGCTGTTCCAGGGCTTTACCCAGGCCGAGGCCTCCATCAGCCGGCGCTTTGGCGGTACCGGGCTGGGCCTGGCCATCTGCAAGCGCCTGGTGGAGCTGATGGACGGCCAGCTGCAGGTGGAAAGCGAACTGGGCGTGGGCAGCCGCTTCTGGTTCGATGTGACCCTGGCGCTGGATAGCCAGAGTCAGGCCCTGCTCGCGCCCCGGCAGCGCCGGGTGCTGCTGGCCGACGACAACATCCTGGTCGGGGAGGTGCTGGTGGAAACCCTGGCCGCCCTCGGCTGGGACGTCGACCTGGTCACCAGCGGCGCCGCCGCTCTGGCGCGGGTCGCCCAGGCGCAGCAACAGGAGCAGCCCTATGAGGCGGTGCTCATGGACTGGCGCATGCCCGATGGCGACGGCCTGGTCACGGCCCGGCACCTGCGCGAGCACCAGCAGGCCAGTCGACCCAAGGTCATCATGCTCACCGGCTTCGGCCGCGACTTTCTCAATGAAGCCCATCAGAGCGCCGATGCGCCCTTCGACGATTACCTGACCAAGCCGGTGACCCCGGCGCAGATCGTCGAGGTGGTGGAGCGCGCCCTGGGCGCCGAGGTCCCAGCCGGTGTCCACGCCGCCGCGGTGGTCGACGAAAGCCACCGCCTGGCCGGCATGCGCCTGCTGGTGGTGGAAGACAACGCCCTCAACCGCCAGGTGGCCGCCGAGCTGCTGCTGGCCCAGGGCGCCCAGGTGGAACTGGCGGAGGGTGGGCTGGAAGGCGTCGAACGGGTGCTCTCCGGTGCGCCACTGGACGTGGTCATCATGGACATGCAGATGCCCGACATCGATGGCCTGGAGGCCACCCGCCGCATCCGCGCCGACGGTCGCTTCCGCACCCTGCCGATCCTGGCGATGACGGCCAACGCCTCCCACACCGATCGCGACGCCTGCCTGGCCGCCGGCATGGATGACCACGTCGGCAAGCCCATCGACCTGGAGTTGCTGGTCAGCCGGCTGCAACGCCTGACCGGCCAGGAGGTCAGCGCCGCCGTGGACGTCGCCCCGGTCGCCACCGACCGCCAGGTGGAACCCCTGAGCATCGTCCTGCGCCGCTTCGGCGGTGATGCCCGGCTGTTCGGCTCGCTGCTCGAACGCTTCGCCGAGGACTCCGCCAGTCTGCTGGAAAACCTCGCGCGGGCCTGGCAGGCCGGCGACAGCGAGGGCGCGGTGGCTGTACTACACTCGCTCAAGGGCAGTGCCGGCACCATGGGCGCGCAGCGCCTGGCGGCTCGTGCCGCCGAGGGTGAGCGCCACGGCAAGGCCGGTGCTGGAGTGCCCGCGGATGTCATGGCTGAACTCGCTACCTTGCGACTGTTGCTGGACGAAGCCCTGGTGGAGCTGCGCAGCGCCCTGGCCGAGGTGCTGCCACCGCCGCCGGTCGTGGTCAGCCAGGACCCCGAGTCGACGGTCGACTGGTCCGCGCGCCTGGACGAGCTCGAGCAGCTGCTCGGCCAAGGCAGTCTCGAAGCCCTGGATCTCATCGCCGAGCTGCCTGTGCAGTGCCGCGCCGAAGCCCAGGTGCGTTACGACCTCTTCCGTGCCCAGGTCGAGACCCTCGACTTCGCCGCGGCCCTCACTACCCTGCCTGACCTGAAGGAAGCCCTATGA
- a CDS encoding oligosaccharide MFS transporter produces MARSHRRAYWLVSGLLFTFFFAWSSSYSLFSLWLHREIGLNGTETGFVFAANAIAALLIQPCYGALQDRLGLSRKILVWIGVLLALGAPFSTHVYATLLAGNLVLGALVGALFLGFAMLAAVGVIESYTERLARCGGFEFGLVRTWGSLGWAAATAVAGIAFNIDPQITFYLSSAAGTVFLLLLSRLDLSLFNQAEARAYTAAVPVRGADLLGLLRLRRFWALSLYLTGVAGVYMVYEQQFQVYFASFFATPAEGVRAYGYLNSSQVLVEAGCMLLAPWLVIRLGAKQGLILAGTVMFVRILGSGLVDSAWALAACKMLHALEVPILLVAVFKYINLHFDPRLSATLYIVGYQFAQQLTAMLLAPVVGYGYDRLGFAPVYLLLAALVGVCLLLSWSLLRGDPRTTRPALAVEHSTPA; encoded by the coding sequence ATGGCTCGTTCGCATCGTCGCGCCTATTGGCTGGTCAGTGGTCTGCTGTTCACTTTCTTTTTCGCCTGGTCCTCCAGCTACTCGTTGTTCTCGCTCTGGTTGCACCGAGAGATCGGCTTGAATGGCACCGAGACCGGTTTCGTCTTTGCTGCCAATGCCATCGCGGCCCTGCTTATCCAGCCCTGCTACGGGGCCCTGCAGGATCGACTTGGGTTGTCGCGCAAGATCCTGGTCTGGATCGGCGTTCTGCTGGCCCTGGGCGCCCCCTTCTCCACTCATGTCTACGCCACCCTGCTAGCCGGTAACCTGGTACTCGGCGCCCTGGTGGGTGCGCTGTTCCTCGGCTTCGCCATGCTCGCCGCCGTCGGTGTGATCGAGTCCTATACCGAGCGCCTGGCCCGTTGCGGTGGCTTCGAGTTCGGCCTGGTCCGCACCTGGGGCTCGCTGGGCTGGGCTGCGGCCACCGCAGTAGCGGGCATAGCCTTCAACATCGATCCACAGATCACCTTCTACCTGAGCAGCGCTGCCGGCACGGTCTTTCTGCTGCTGCTGAGCCGGCTCGACCTGAGCCTCTTCAATCAGGCCGAAGCCCGCGCCTATACCGCCGCCGTGCCGGTACGCGGTGCCGATCTCCTGGGGCTGCTGCGCCTGCGGCGGTTCTGGGCCCTGAGTCTGTACCTGACCGGTGTGGCCGGGGTTTACATGGTCTACGAACAGCAATTCCAGGTGTATTTCGCCAGCTTCTTCGCCACGCCGGCAGAGGGCGTCCGCGCCTATGGCTACCTGAATTCCAGTCAGGTGCTGGTGGAAGCGGGCTGCATGCTGTTGGCGCCCTGGCTGGTGATCCGCCTGGGGGCCAAGCAGGGCCTGATCCTGGCTGGCACGGTGATGTTCGTGCGCATCCTCGGCTCGGGACTGGTCGACAGCGCCTGGGCCCTCGCTGCCTGCAAGATGCTGCATGCCCTGGAGGTACCCATCCTGCTGGTAGCGGTCTTCAAATACATCAACCTGCACTTCGATCCGCGCCTGTCGGCGACCCTCTACATCGTCGGCTACCAATTTGCCCAGCAACTCACTGCCATGCTGCTCGCCCCGGTGGTCGGCTATGGCTACGACCGGCTGGGCTTCGCCCCGGTCTACCTCCTGCTGGCCGCACTCGTGGGTGTTTGCCTGCTGCTGTCCTGGTCACTGCTGCGCGGCGATCCACGCACGACCCGCCCTGCCCTTGCCGTCGAACACTCGACCCCTGCCTGA